One part of the Streptomyces ferrugineus genome encodes these proteins:
- a CDS encoding MFS transporter, translated as MTSAETTPSPTSPTSSTPSPTSSTPSPTGSTPRPTATTATEPAPGDRRRWFALAIVMTAAFMDLVDVTIVNIAIPSIQRDAGATFSQIQWITAGYALAFAAGLITGGRLGDIHGRKRLFLIGIGGFTVASALCGFAANPEMLVASRILQGAMAALMVPQVLSIVHATFPAHERGKVFGLFGAVVGLGAVTGPLLGALLTEWNLFGLEWRPIFLINLPVGIAGLILGSRYITESKAPRALKLDLVGVALVTLGLLMLLYPLTRGRELGWPLWGYGSMAGALIVLGALVAYEKRKAARDGSPLIELPLFRVKSFAAGIAVQTVFGVALGIFFLVWTLYMQFGLGWGPLKAGLTGIPFSIAVSTAAGLSVQKLVPRFGRGVLQAGALVMAAGVLIYLWEAGRYGLAIAPWQMALPLVVMGVGMGLIVAPLTDAILSEVPREHAGSASGLINTVQQMGNALGLGLVSVVFFGSIADHLRPEQVGPAFVDAFQNALGWVVAVMCAIFLLMFALPGRPAQHIEGAADDPRPTPEKQPELVA; from the coding sequence ATGACCTCAGCCGAGACCACCCCCAGCCCCACCAGTCCCACCAGTTCCACCCCCAGTCCCACCAGTTCCACCCCCAGTCCCACCGGTTCCACCCCCCGTCCCACCGCCACGACGGCGACCGAGCCCGCCCCGGGCGACCGCCGCCGCTGGTTCGCCCTGGCCATCGTGATGACCGCGGCCTTCATGGACCTCGTGGACGTCACGATCGTCAACATCGCCATCCCGTCGATCCAGCGCGACGCCGGAGCGACCTTCAGCCAGATCCAGTGGATCACCGCCGGCTACGCGCTCGCCTTCGCCGCCGGCCTGATCACCGGGGGACGACTCGGCGACATACACGGCCGCAAGCGGCTGTTCCTCATCGGCATCGGCGGCTTCACCGTCGCCTCCGCCCTGTGCGGCTTCGCCGCGAACCCCGAGATGCTGGTCGCCTCCCGCATCCTTCAGGGCGCGATGGCGGCGCTGATGGTCCCGCAGGTCCTGTCGATCGTGCACGCCACGTTCCCGGCACACGAACGCGGCAAGGTCTTCGGCCTGTTCGGCGCGGTGGTGGGCCTCGGCGCGGTCACCGGCCCCCTGCTCGGCGCGCTCCTGACGGAGTGGAACCTCTTCGGCCTGGAATGGCGCCCGATCTTCCTGATCAACCTCCCCGTGGGCATCGCGGGCCTGATCCTCGGCAGCCGCTACATCACCGAGTCCAAGGCGCCGCGGGCGCTGAAGCTGGACCTGGTCGGCGTCGCGCTCGTCACCCTCGGTCTGCTGATGCTGCTCTACCCGCTGACCCGCGGCCGTGAGCTGGGCTGGCCGCTGTGGGGGTACGGGTCGATGGCGGGCGCGCTCATCGTCCTCGGGGCGCTGGTGGCCTACGAGAAGCGGAAGGCCGCCCGGGACGGCTCCCCGCTGATCGAGCTCCCCCTGTTCAGGGTGAAGAGCTTCGCGGCCGGTATCGCCGTGCAGACCGTCTTCGGTGTGGCGCTCGGCATCTTCTTCCTGGTCTGGACGCTGTACATGCAGTTCGGCCTGGGCTGGGGCCCGTTGAAGGCCGGCCTGACCGGCATCCCGTTCTCGATCGCCGTCTCGACGGCGGCCGGCCTGTCCGTGCAGAAGCTGGTCCCGCGCTTCGGCCGAGGGGTGCTCCAGGCGGGCGCGCTGGTGATGGCGGCCGGCGTTCTGATCTACCTGTGGGAGGCGGGCCGCTACGGTCTGGCCATCGCCCCCTGGCAGATGGCCCTGCCCCTGGTCGTGATGGGCGTCGGCATGGGGCTGATCGTGGCCCCGCTGACGGACGCGATCCTCTCCGAGGTGCCGCGCGAGCACGCCGGTTCGGCGTCGGGCCTGATCAACACCGTCCAGCAGATGGGCAACGCCCTCGGCCTCGGCCTGGTCTCGGTGGTGTTCTTCGGCTCGATCGCCGACCACCTGCGGCCGGAGCAGGTGGGCCCCGCCTTCGTGGACGCCTTCCAGAACGCGCTCGGCTGGGTGGTCGCGGTGATGTGCGCCATCTTCCTGCTGATGTTCGCGCTGCCCGGGCGGCCGGCGCAGCACATCGAGGGAGCGGCCGACGACCCGAGGCCGACGCCGGAGAAGCAGCCCGAGCTGGTGGCCTGA
- a CDS encoding DUF6227 family protein: MSVPYETAAYEPPESPESPEEHLARLLGRALNSFELPDEAIRRLDCALAHDSSLHSAHHSAGLHRETYRHTWLLADGSALTLWELVHNTARGREPQHEVYADEEELRAATARLPLPPDAPDFELPVTVQLSPIPAPRHAYVPDDSPDHARRLLRRAENADRPGTETAALLATACAHQITQAFGRPCRAGRAGLCFALYEHAFLLCDGEEVSLWEVEHTATPDGRHMCEVYVSEDAARDAMERRAAQVP, translated from the coding sequence AGCACCTCGCGCGACTCCTCGGCCGCGCCCTGAACTCCTTCGAGTTGCCCGACGAGGCGATACGGCGGCTCGACTGTGCGCTGGCTCATGACAGCTCGCTGCACTCCGCGCACCACAGCGCCGGGCTGCACCGCGAGACGTATCGGCACACCTGGCTGCTCGCCGACGGCTCGGCGCTCACCCTGTGGGAACTCGTGCACAACACCGCGCGCGGCCGCGAACCGCAGCACGAGGTGTACGCCGACGAGGAGGAGCTGCGCGCCGCGACCGCGCGGCTGCCGCTGCCGCCGGACGCGCCGGACTTCGAGCTGCCGGTGACGGTGCAGTTGTCGCCGATCCCCGCGCCCCGGCACGCGTATGTGCCGGACGACTCGCCGGACCATGCCCGCCGGTTGCTGCGCCGGGCGGAGAACGCCGACCGGCCGGGCACGGAGACGGCCGCGTTACTGGCCACGGCGTGCGCGCACCAGATCACGCAGGCCTTCGGGCGCCCGTGCCGTGCGGGCCGCGCCGGGCTGTGCTTCGCGCTCTACGAGCACGCCTTTCTGCTGTGCGACGGCGAGGAGGTCTCCCTCTGGGAGGTCGAGCACACGGCGACGCCCGACGGGCGGCACATGTGCGAGGTGTACGTCAGCGAGGACGCGGCACGCGACGCGATGGAGCGCCGGGCGGCGCAGGTGCCGTAG
- a CDS encoding PTS fructose transporter subunit IIABC, which translates to MSDMITADLVDLDLSADTKEAAARALAERMVALGRVTDLEGFLADVAAREAQMPTGLDGGIGIPHCRSEHVTEPTLAFGRSAAGIDFGAADGPADLIFLIAAPAGADDAHLTILSSLARQLMNTEFTDALRSAGDAASAAALIRGEEPPAAASEEPADSVASSVAASSDDATGTTTDASDERPFRIVAVTSCPTGIAHTYMAAESLENAGREAGVEVVVETQGSAGFTRLDPAVIAAADGVIFAHDVAVREKSRFAGKPTVDTGVKAGINRPAELIAEVREKAARGEVTAAAGPGTPVERTGEPGEGYGTKLRKWLMSGVSYMVPFVAAGGLLIALGFAIGGYQINEAKSVTEHFDWGQVDSWGALLFQIGAAAFGFLVPVLAGYIAYGMADRPGLVPGFVGGAISVTIGAGFLGGLVAGLIAGGVVLGIQRVNIPPVLRGIMPVVVIPLVSSIAVGFLMFVVIGKPIAEAQKGLTDWLNGLSGTNAVLLGILLGLMMCFDLGGPVNKVAYTFATAGISVAAPSDSAMKIMAAVMAAGMVPPLGMALATFVRKRLFTTAERENGKAAVVLGASFISEGAIPFAAADPLRVIPASMAGGAVTGALTMAFGSTLRAPHGGIWVTFLIGKPFLYLLAIAAGTAVTAGLVILLKGMRKTAPDGTAAAKSPAVAGAEAKQPVAA; encoded by the coding sequence ATGAGCGACATGATCACCGCGGACCTGGTCGATCTCGACCTGTCCGCCGACACCAAGGAGGCGGCGGCGCGCGCCCTCGCCGAGCGCATGGTGGCCCTGGGCCGGGTGACCGACCTGGAGGGCTTCCTCGCCGACGTGGCCGCCCGCGAGGCACAGATGCCGACCGGCCTCGACGGCGGCATCGGCATCCCGCACTGCCGCAGCGAGCACGTCACCGAGCCGACGCTCGCCTTCGGGCGCAGCGCCGCCGGCATCGACTTCGGCGCGGCGGACGGCCCCGCCGACCTGATCTTCCTGATCGCGGCCCCGGCGGGCGCGGACGACGCCCATCTGACGATCCTGTCGTCGCTGGCCAGGCAGCTGATGAACACCGAGTTCACGGACGCGCTGCGCTCGGCGGGCGACGCGGCGTCGGCGGCGGCGCTGATCCGGGGCGAGGAGCCGCCGGCCGCCGCTTCGGAAGAACCCGCAGACTCCGTGGCGTCGTCGGTGGCGGCCTCCTCCGACGACGCCACGGGAACCACCACCGACGCCTCCGACGAGCGCCCCTTCCGCATCGTCGCCGTCACCTCCTGCCCGACCGGCATCGCCCACACCTACATGGCGGCCGAGTCGCTGGAGAACGCGGGCCGTGAGGCGGGCGTCGAGGTCGTCGTCGAGACACAGGGCTCGGCCGGCTTCACCCGGCTCGACCCGGCCGTCATCGCGGCGGCGGACGGTGTGATCTTCGCCCACGACGTGGCCGTACGGGAGAAGAGCCGGTTCGCCGGCAAGCCGACCGTCGACACCGGTGTGAAGGCGGGCATCAACCGCCCCGCCGAACTCATCGCCGAGGTCCGCGAGAAGGCGGCCCGCGGCGAGGTCACCGCGGCGGCCGGGCCGGGCACCCCCGTGGAGCGCACCGGCGAGCCCGGCGAGGGCTACGGCACCAAGCTGCGCAAGTGGCTGATGTCCGGCGTGAGCTACATGGTGCCGTTCGTCGCGGCCGGCGGTCTGCTGATCGCCCTCGGCTTCGCGATCGGCGGCTACCAGATCAACGAGGCCAAGTCGGTCACCGAGCACTTCGACTGGGGCCAGGTCGACAGCTGGGGCGCGCTGCTGTTCCAGATCGGCGCGGCGGCCTTCGGCTTCCTCGTCCCGGTCCTCGCCGGATACATCGCCTACGGCATGGCCGACCGGCCGGGACTCGTGCCCGGCTTCGTCGGCGGCGCGATCTCCGTCACGATCGGCGCCGGATTCCTCGGCGGTCTGGTCGCCGGTCTGATCGCCGGTGGTGTGGTCCTCGGCATCCAGCGCGTCAACATCCCACCGGTGCTGCGCGGCATCATGCCGGTGGTGGTGATCCCGCTGGTCTCCTCGATCGCCGTCGGCTTCCTGATGTTCGTGGTGATCGGCAAGCCGATCGCCGAGGCGCAGAAGGGCCTGACCGACTGGCTGAACGGTCTCTCCGGCACCAACGCCGTCCTGCTCGGCATCCTGCTCGGCCTGATGATGTGCTTCGACCTCGGCGGCCCGGTCAACAAGGTGGCCTACACCTTCGCGACGGCCGGCATCTCGGTCGCCGCCCCCAGCGACTCCGCGATGAAGATCATGGCCGCCGTGATGGCCGCGGGCATGGTCCCGCCGCTGGGCATGGCCCTGGCGACCTTCGTCCGCAAGCGCCTGTTCACCACCGCCGAGCGCGAGAACGGCAAGGCCGCCGTGGTCCTGGGCGCCTCCTTCATCTCCGAGGGCGCGATCCCGTTCGCCGCGGCCGACCCGCTGCGCGTGATCCCCGCCTCCATGGCGGGCGGCGCGGTCACCGGCGCGCTGACCATGGCCTTCGGCTCGACCCTGCGCGCCCCGCACGGCGGCATCTGGGTCACCTTCCTGATCGGCAAGCCGTTCCTCTACCTGCTGGCCATCGCGGCCGGTACGGCGGTCACGGCGGGCCTGGTCATCCTGCTGAAGGGCATGCGCAAGACGGCACCCGACGGCACTGCGGCCGCCAAGTCCCCGGCGGTCGCGGGCGCGGAGGCCAAGCAGCCGGTGGCGGCGTAA
- the pfkB gene encoding 1-phosphofructokinase yields MILTVTPNPSLDRTYEVPSLDRGEVIRATGERMDPGGKGVNVSRAVAAAGQRTVAVLPLGGAPGALVADLLDAQGIEVAPVPVAGATRSNIALAESDGVLTKINAPGPELSAAEQELLLETVREQSHDADWIACCGSLPRGLAPSWYADVVTRAHSGGARIALDTSGPALLEALRARPDVVKPNAEELAEAVGRPLVTVGDAVKAAEELREMGARAVLASLGADGQLLVDDAGAWFGSARVDVVRSNVGAGDSSLAGFLIAGGSGPEALASAVAHGAAAVQLPGSVMPSPAELDLAAVTVTAEVPVDRVLKEPVS; encoded by the coding sequence ATGATCCTCACCGTCACCCCGAACCCGTCCCTGGACCGCACCTACGAGGTCCCCTCCCTCGACCGCGGCGAGGTCATCCGCGCCACCGGCGAGCGCATGGACCCGGGCGGCAAGGGCGTGAACGTCTCGCGCGCGGTGGCGGCCGCCGGACAGCGCACGGTCGCGGTCCTGCCCCTGGGCGGCGCGCCCGGCGCACTCGTCGCCGACCTGCTCGACGCGCAGGGCATCGAGGTGGCGCCGGTCCCGGTCGCCGGGGCCACCCGCTCCAACATCGCGCTCGCGGAGTCGGACGGGGTGCTGACGAAGATCAACGCACCCGGGCCCGAACTGTCCGCGGCCGAGCAGGAACTGCTGCTGGAGACGGTGCGCGAGCAGTCGCACGACGCGGACTGGATCGCCTGCTGCGGCAGCCTGCCGCGCGGACTCGCCCCCTCCTGGTACGCCGACGTGGTCACGCGGGCGCACTCCGGTGGCGCGCGGATCGCGCTGGACACCTCCGGTCCCGCGCTCCTCGAAGCGCTGCGGGCGCGGCCCGACGTGGTCAAGCCGAACGCCGAGGAGCTCGCGGAGGCGGTCGGGCGCCCCCTGGTCACCGTGGGCGACGCGGTGAAGGCGGCCGAGGAGTTGCGCGAGATGGGCGCACGCGCCGTGCTCGCGAGCCTGGGCGCCGACGGACAGCTCCTCGTCGACGACGCCGGTGCCTGGTTCGGCAGCGCCCGCGTGGACGTCGTGCGCAGCAATGTCGGCGCCGGCGACTCCTCCCTCGCCGGCTTCCTGATCGCCGGGGGCAGCGGGCCCGAGGCGCTGGCCTCCGCCGTCGCCCACGGCGCGGCGGCCGTACAGCTCCCCGGCAGCGTGATGCCCTCGCCGGCGGAGCTGGACCTGGCGGCGGTGACGGTCACGGCCGAGGTGCCGGTGGATCGCGTACTGAAGGAGCCGGTGTCATGA
- a CDS encoding DeoR/GlpR family DNA-binding transcription regulator, translated as MYAPERQQEILRLARDGGRVDVLSLAEEFQVTAETIRRDLKALDRAGLVRRVHGGAIPVGRLDFEPDLTERESTAADEKDRIAKAAVAELPTEGTMILDAGTTVARLAGALPLEASLTVVTHSLPIAARLADHPGIQLHLIGGRVRHRTRAAVDAWALRAYGEIRADVLFVAANGFSAEHGLTTPDLAEAAVKRAAVAAARRVVLLADSSKHGQEHFARFGDLSDVDLLITDSGLSPEDASAIERGGTEVVRA; from the coding sequence ATGTACGCACCGGAGCGGCAGCAGGAGATCCTCCGGCTCGCCCGTGACGGCGGCCGAGTGGACGTCCTGTCGCTGGCCGAGGAGTTCCAGGTGACGGCGGAGACGATCCGCCGGGACCTGAAGGCCCTCGACCGCGCCGGGCTCGTGCGCCGTGTGCACGGTGGTGCGATCCCGGTCGGGCGCCTGGACTTCGAGCCGGACCTCACCGAGCGGGAGTCGACCGCGGCCGACGAGAAGGACCGGATCGCCAAGGCGGCCGTCGCCGAGCTGCCCACCGAGGGCACGATGATCCTCGACGCCGGTACGACGGTGGCCCGCCTCGCCGGCGCGCTGCCGCTGGAGGCGTCCCTCACCGTCGTCACCCACAGCCTGCCCATCGCGGCCCGCCTCGCGGACCACCCCGGCATCCAGCTCCATCTGATCGGGGGGCGGGTACGGCACCGTACGCGCGCCGCCGTGGACGCCTGGGCGCTGCGCGCATACGGCGAGATCCGCGCCGACGTCCTGTTCGTCGCGGCCAACGGCTTCTCCGCCGAGCACGGTCTGACCACCCCCGACCTCGCCGAGGCCGCGGTCAAGCGCGCGGCCGTGGCCGCGGCCCGCCGCGTGGTGCTGCTCGCCGACTCCTCCAAGCACGGCCAGGAGCACTTCGCCCGCTTCGGCGACCTGAGCGACGTGGACCTGCTGATCACCGACAGCGGGCTGAGCCCCGAAGACGCCTCCGCCATAGAGCGCGGCGGCACGGAAGTAGTGCGCGCATGA
- a CDS encoding helix-turn-helix transcriptional regulator has protein sequence MTTDTPARLLTLLSLLQTPREWPGGELADRLGVSRRTVRRDVDRLRELGYPVQATKGADGGYRLVAGKALPPLVLDDEEAVAIAVGLRAGAGHAVEGIDEASVRALAKLEQVLPSRLRHRVSTLQAATTPLTSGDGASIAPETLTVMASTVAGRERLRFAYRAKDGTESRRLTEPHRLVSTGRRWYLVAYDLDRGDWRTFRVDRVSEPLATGARFAPRELPTGSAAEYLRQSIRPRQETYEFAATFAAEADAVSARLPRWLGVPEALGDGRCRMRAATSEPVEWLAVRLAMVGCEFVVEAPEELVRCVRELGGRLSRGASGG, from the coding sequence ATGACGACGGATACTCCGGCACGGCTGCTGACGCTTCTCTCGCTCCTTCAGACGCCCCGCGAATGGCCAGGCGGCGAGCTCGCCGACCGGCTCGGGGTCTCCCGGCGCACGGTCCGGCGGGACGTCGACCGGTTGCGGGAACTGGGATACCCCGTGCAGGCGACCAAGGGCGCCGACGGGGGGTACCGGCTCGTCGCGGGCAAGGCGCTGCCGCCGCTGGTGCTGGACGACGAGGAGGCCGTGGCGATCGCGGTCGGACTGCGGGCCGGCGCGGGGCACGCGGTCGAGGGCATCGACGAGGCGTCGGTGCGGGCGCTGGCCAAACTGGAGCAGGTGCTGCCGTCGCGGCTACGGCACCGGGTGAGCACGCTCCAGGCCGCGACCACGCCGTTGACCAGTGGGGACGGGGCGAGCATCGCGCCCGAGACGCTGACCGTGATGGCGTCGACCGTTGCGGGGCGGGAGCGGCTGCGGTTCGCGTACCGGGCGAAGGACGGCACGGAGTCGCGCCGCCTGACCGAGCCGCATCGGCTGGTGTCGACGGGGCGGCGCTGGTATCTCGTCGCGTACGACCTCGATCGGGGCGACTGGCGGACGTTCCGGGTCGACCGGGTGAGCGAGCCCCTTGCGACCGGGGCGCGGTTCGCTCCGCGGGAGTTGCCCACGGGGAGTGCCGCGGAGTATCTGCGGCAGTCGATTCGGCCACGGCAGGAGACGTACGAGTTCGCGGCCACGTTCGCCGCGGAGGCCGATGCCGTGAGTGCGCGGTTGCCTCGGTGGCTGGGGGTGCCGGAGGCGCTGGGCGACGGGCGTTGCCGGATGCGGGCGGCTACGAGTGAGCCGGTGGAGTGGCTGGCCGTGCGGTTGGCGATGGTGGGGTGCGAGTTCGTGGTGGAGGCGCCGGAGGAACTGGTGCGGTGTGTGCGGGAGTTGGGTGGGCGGTTGTCGCGGGGGGCCTCCGGCGGTTGA
- a CDS encoding TetR/AcrR family transcriptional regulator has protein sequence MEIARAAAALFVRQGLRATRAEDIAQAAGIAPRTFYRYFATKEEAVAPLYAAGADRWTEAVRDAPADLPVPQALEHALHHTLTPGAGISESSWEWARTLVRLATSNPALRKVWAEVCHESERTLADALAARTGHDNVAALNFAAAAAAASVRVAVETWASGNAPAQGPEGPASLARANLAALRNFPWENLGARA, from the coding sequence ATGGAGATCGCCCGCGCAGCGGCCGCCCTCTTCGTGCGACAGGGCCTACGGGCCACCCGGGCCGAGGACATCGCCCAGGCCGCCGGCATCGCACCGCGCACCTTCTACCGCTACTTCGCCACCAAGGAGGAGGCGGTGGCCCCGCTCTACGCGGCAGGCGCCGACCGCTGGACCGAGGCGGTCCGCGACGCCCCCGCCGACCTCCCCGTCCCCCAGGCCCTGGAACACGCCCTCCACCACACCCTGACCCCCGGCGCGGGCATCTCGGAGTCCTCCTGGGAATGGGCCCGCACCCTGGTCCGCCTGGCCACGTCGAACCCCGCCCTGCGCAAGGTCTGGGCCGAGGTGTGCCACGAGTCCGAACGCACACTGGCGGACGCACTGGCGGCGAGAACCGGCCACGACAACGTTGCCGCCCTGAACTTCGCGGCAGCCGCGGCCGCCGCGTCCGTACGCGTGGCCGTGGAGACATGGGCCTCGGGCAACGCCCCCGCCCAGGGCCCCGAGGGCCCAGCGTCCCTGGCACGGGCCAACTTGGCAGCGCTGAGAAACTTCCCGTGGGAGAACCTCGGAGCCCGGGCCTGA
- a CDS encoding sigma-70 family RNA polymerase sigma factor, with protein MATRAVARRQSATGETGAASSVRAHGGEIADRDLVGMYLDEIARTPLLDAAKEVELSQIIEAGVFARQVLDGYEESRADATREELEALVADAERAKDIFIRSNLRLVVAVARRYPRSGLPLLDLIQEGNAGLVRAVEKFDYRKGFKFSTYATWWIRQAITRSIADQSRTIRLPVHLVEELGRIRRVQREFNREHGRDPEHAEIAAELGSTPERVADVLDWARDPVSLNMSVDDDGETQFGDLLEDTSAVSPEQSVLTLLRSEELDDLIGRLDQRTASIIKMRYGIEDGRERTLTEVGKEHGLTRERIRQIEKHALLELKKLARSTGFDAAA; from the coding sequence ATGGCAACCCGTGCCGTCGCCCGTCGTCAGTCCGCCACCGGCGAGACCGGCGCGGCAAGCAGTGTTCGCGCCCATGGCGGCGAGATCGCGGACCGCGACCTGGTCGGCATGTACCTCGACGAGATCGCGCGTACGCCGCTTCTCGACGCAGCCAAAGAGGTCGAGCTGTCGCAGATCATCGAGGCGGGTGTGTTCGCAAGGCAGGTCCTCGACGGATACGAGGAGTCCAGGGCGGACGCCACCCGCGAGGAGCTTGAGGCCCTCGTCGCCGACGCCGAGCGGGCCAAGGACATCTTCATCCGCTCCAACCTCCGTCTGGTCGTCGCGGTGGCCCGCCGCTACCCGCGCAGCGGCCTGCCCCTCCTCGACCTGATCCAGGAGGGCAACGCCGGCCTGGTGCGCGCGGTGGAGAAGTTCGACTACCGCAAGGGCTTCAAGTTCTCCACGTACGCCACCTGGTGGATCCGTCAGGCCATCACCCGCTCGATCGCCGACCAGTCCCGCACCATCCGGCTGCCCGTCCACCTGGTGGAGGAGCTGGGCCGGATCCGCCGCGTCCAGCGCGAGTTCAACCGCGAGCACGGCCGTGACCCCGAGCACGCCGAGATCGCCGCCGAGCTCGGCTCGACCCCGGAGCGGGTCGCGGACGTCCTGGACTGGGCCCGCGACCCGGTGTCCCTCAACATGTCGGTGGACGACGACGGCGAGACCCAGTTCGGCGACCTGCTGGAGGACACGTCGGCGGTCTCCCCCGAACAGTCCGTCCTCACCCTCCTGCGCAGCGAGGAACTGGACGACCTGATCGGCCGCCTGGACCAGCGCACGGCATCCATCATCAAGATGCGCTACGGCATCGAGGACGGCCGGGAGCGCACCCTGACCGAGGTCGGCAAGGAGCACGGACTGACCCGCGAACGCATCCGCCAGATCGAGAAGCACGCCCTGTTGGAACTGAAGAAGCTGGCGCGCAGCACCGGCTTCGACGCCGCCGCGTAA
- a CDS encoding GNAT family N-acetyltransferase, which yields MLSERTEVQVRPGVEGDLEALTDLYNHYVRETPITFDTAVFTPEERRPWLLSHPEDGPHRLMVAVQGGPGRTSQRILGYATSSAFRPKPAYETSVETTVYLAPDAGGRGIGTLLYKALFEALAEEDVHRAYAGIAQPNEASTRLHERFGFRHVGTYREVGRKFGRYWDVAWYEKEL from the coding sequence ATGCTGTCAGAACGTACAGAGGTGCAGGTCAGACCGGGAGTCGAGGGCGACCTCGAGGCCCTCACCGACCTCTACAACCACTATGTACGTGAGACGCCCATCACATTCGATACCGCGGTCTTCACGCCGGAAGAGCGCCGCCCTTGGCTGCTCTCCCACCCTGAAGACGGCCCGCACCGCCTGATGGTTGCCGTTCAGGGCGGTCCGGGGCGCACCTCACAGCGGATTCTCGGCTATGCCACATCCAGCGCCTTCCGGCCGAAGCCCGCCTACGAGACGTCGGTGGAGACCACGGTCTACCTCGCTCCGGACGCCGGGGGCCGCGGTATCGGCACCCTCCTCTACAAGGCCCTGTTCGAGGCCCTGGCCGAGGAGGACGTGCACCGCGCGTACGCCGGGATCGCGCAGCCGAACGAGGCGTCCACGCGGCTGCACGAGCGGTTCGGCTTCCGGCACGTCGGCACGTACCGGGAGGTGGGCCGCAAGTTCGGCCGCTACTGGGACGTGGCCTGGTACGAGAAGGAGCTGTGA
- a CDS encoding dioxygenase family protein, which translates to MSAATQERMPALYLSHGAPPLADDPIWPGELAAWSAGLPRPKAILMVSAHWEEAPLAIGATTTVPLVYDFWGFPEHYYQVTYTAPGAPKLAESVRKLLRAPGIPVQDIPDRGLDHGAYVPLVEMYPGADIPVLQISMPTLDPARLMEIGRKLAPLRDEGVLIVGSGFFTHNLAALRQGGLPAWSVEFDDWGRRALESRDWDALLDFLDKSPAGRYAHPRTEHFAPLFVTMGAAEAAGELDAQRSVIDGFWMGLAKRSVQFG; encoded by the coding sequence ATGTCCGCCGCCACGCAGGAGCGCATGCCCGCTCTCTACCTCAGCCATGGCGCCCCGCCACTCGCGGACGACCCGATCTGGCCCGGCGAGCTCGCCGCCTGGTCCGCCGGCCTGCCACGCCCCAAGGCGATCCTCATGGTCTCCGCCCACTGGGAGGAGGCCCCGCTCGCCATCGGTGCCACCACGACCGTTCCTCTCGTCTACGACTTCTGGGGATTCCCCGAGCACTACTACCAGGTCACCTATACGGCTCCCGGCGCCCCGAAGCTCGCCGAGTCCGTACGGAAGCTGCTGCGCGCCCCGGGCATACCGGTGCAGGACATCCCGGACCGCGGCCTCGACCACGGCGCCTACGTCCCGCTCGTCGAGATGTACCCCGGCGCCGACATCCCTGTCCTGCAGATATCCATGCCGACCCTCGACCCCGCGCGGCTGATGGAGATCGGCCGCAAGCTGGCGCCGCTGCGCGACGAGGGCGTGCTGATCGTCGGCTCCGGCTTCTTCACCCACAACCTGGCCGCGCTGCGGCAGGGCGGCCTGCCCGCGTGGTCGGTGGAGTTCGACGACTGGGGGCGCCGGGCGCTGGAGAGCCGCGACTGGGACGCCCTGCTGGACTTCCTCGACAAGTCCCCGGCGGGCCGCTACGCCCACCCGCGCACCGAGCACTTCGCCCCGCTGTTCGTGACGATGGGCGCGGCGGAGGCGGCCGGTGAACTGGATGCCCAGCGGTCCGTGATCGACGGGTTCTGGATGGGGCTGGCGAAGCGCTCGGTCCAGTTCGGCTGA
- a CDS encoding MarR family winged helix-turn-helix transcriptional regulator, which translates to MNTASTSAPPASAPKQEPRWLTDEQQRVWRTYLDAVYLLEDHLDRQLQRDAGMPHIYYGLLVKLAESPRRRLRMTELAMYAKITRSRLSHAIARLEKNGWVRREDCPDDKRGQFAVLTDEGHQVLRETAPGHVEAVRQAMFDRLTEEQQKALGEIMRIVAEGLQPTEAGADLPWLR; encoded by the coding sequence ATGAATACGGCATCGACTTCCGCGCCACCCGCATCCGCACCGAAACAGGAACCGCGCTGGCTCACCGACGAGCAGCAGCGTGTCTGGCGCACCTACCTGGACGCGGTCTACCTGCTCGAGGACCACCTGGACCGCCAGCTCCAGCGTGACGCGGGTATGCCGCACATCTACTACGGCCTGCTGGTCAAGCTCGCCGAGTCCCCGCGCCGCCGGCTGCGGATGACCGAGCTCGCGATGTACGCGAAGATCACCCGCTCCCGCCTCTCGCACGCCATCGCCCGGCTGGAGAAGAACGGCTGGGTGCGGCGCGAGGACTGCCCCGACGACAAGCGGGGCCAGTTCGCGGTGCTGACCGACGAGGGCCACCAGGTGCTGCGCGAGACCGCGCCGGGCCATGTGGAGGCCGTGCGCCAGGCGATGTTCGACCGGCTCACCGAGGAACAGCAGAAGGCCCTCGGCGAGATCATGCGGATCGTCGCCGAGGGCCTGCAGCCGACGGAAGCGGGTGCGGACCTGCCCTGGCTGCGCTGA